GCGCGGCGAACGGCCGCTCGTCGACCACCTCCCTGGTCAGCGCGGCCGGGTCGACCCCGGCTTCGAGCAGCCGGACCGCCATCCGGTGCGTGCCGGGCTTGGCGAGGCGGAACATCGCGGTGTCGGTGACCAGCCCGGCGTACAGGCAGCCGGCGGTCACCGCGTCCAGCTCCTCCCCCAAGGCGTCGAGCACCTTGAGCACCAGCACGACGGTGGCCTCGGCGTCGGTGTCGATCAGGTTCAGCGTGCCGAAGCCGGGGTTGGACGCGTGGTGGTCGATCACCAGCACCTCACCACCGGCGGCGCGGGTGGACTCGACCCGATCGGCCAGCGCGCCCAGCCGGGCCGCGCTGGCCACGTCCACGGTTACCAGCTGGGCGGTCTCCGCCGGCAGCTGGTCCTCGGGCACGAACAGGCCGCCGGGGTCGAGCGAGCGCAGGCTGTCCGGCAGCGCGGAACCACCGGAGTAGGACACGCGCACGGTCGCACCGCGGCGGCGCAGCACCCGGCCGAGGGCCAGCGCGCTGCCGAGCGTGTCGGCGTCGGGACGGACATGGGACAGGATGAGCACGTCGGCGGAGCCCCGGAGCAGGGCCGCGGCGCGATCGACGTCGAGCTGCGAGGTGGTCACCCCCGCAAGCTACGCTGTCGCGGATGTCCCAGTACGCGATCCTGGTGTATCCGTCGGCCAACCGGGTGTACACCGATTCCTCCCCGAAGCTGCTCCGCGCCGAGCTGGCCGTGTTCGGCGCGGCCGGGATCGCGGAGATCTCGGAGATCTCCGAGACCCGGATCGGCGGAGTCGGTTACCTCACCTTCACCACCGCCGAACCGCTCACCGAAGCCGACGTGGCCCGGTTGTCGAACCTCTCCGCGCTCTACGCGCTGTTCGAGGTGACCGGCGAGCTGCTGCGGCCACTGGTGGTGCACCGCGCCGACCGGCTCGACTCGGATCTGCTGACCATCCAGAAGTACCCCGGCAAAACGAACGAGCTGTTCACCAAGCTCCTGCTCAACGTCACCCTGCTCACCGCGGGCCGCGACTTCACCGAGCCGCTCGATCTGCTGGACCCGTTGTGCGGCCGGGGAACCACGCTCAACCAGGCGATGATGTACGGCTTCCACGGCACCGGGTTCGACGTGGACGGCAAGGACTTCGACGCCTACGAGATGTTCATCAAGACCTGGCTGCGGAACAAGCGGATCAAGCACACCGCGGAGACGGGTGCGTTGCGGCGCAACAAGGTCCGCCTCGGCCGGCGGCTGGAGATCGAGTACGGGCTGACCAACGAGCAGTACAAGGCGGGCGACACGCGGCGCCTGGCCGTCTACAACTGCGACACGCTCACCACCGACGAGCTGCTCCGCGCGAATTCCGTCGACCTGATCGTCACCGACGCGCCCTACGGCGTGCAGCACGGAAGCCACCGCGAAACCACGCTTTCGCGCAGCCCCAGCGATCTGCTCGCGGCCGCCGTTCCGGTGTGGAGCAGGGTGCTGCGCCAGGGCGGCGCGCTCGGCATCTCGTGGAACACCTACGTCACCAAACGCGAGGAACTCGCCGCGATCCTCACCCGCGCGGGCCTGGAGGTCCGCGAAGGCGGCCCGTTCGAGGAGTTCGAGCACCGGGTGGACCAGTCCATCGTGCGGGACCTGCTCGTCGCGCGGAAGCCGTAACGCGGGCGGTCTCTTCGTGGAAGCGGTCAACCGGACGTGGTCGCCGCGCGTTTCAGGGTGCGGATCACCGGGGCGGTTTCCAGGTGGTCGATCGCCTCGATGGTCGCGATCCGTTCGGTCAGGCAGGTGTAGAGCGCGTCGACGTCCCGGCACACGATCTTCGCGAGCAGGTTCGCCGGCCCCGTGGTGATCGCCGCGAGTGCGACCTCCGGTTGCCGCGCCAGTGCGCGGGCGGCGGTCACCAGGTGCGCCGGACGCACCGACAACCACAGGATCGCCTGGGCGTGGAAGCCGAGCACGGTCGCGTCCAGATCGATGTCCAGGTACAGGATCCCGCCCGCGCGCAACTGACCGACCCGCCGGCGCACGGTCGGTTCGGACCGCCCGGTGGCCGCGGCCAAGCCGGCGAAGGTGGTGCGGCCGTCCTGCTGGAGCGCGGTCAGCAGCTGCTCGTCACCGTCGATGTCCACTTCGGACGGAGACGGGCCGAAATCCGGGGTGAGGCGGGCGATCTGATCGTCGGTGAGCACACGCGCGCGGCCGTGCCAGCCGACCGGGCCACCGACGAACGAGCGCAGCAGGCAGTGCGCGGACACCGAAACCACCCGTGGTGTCTTCGGCAGTTGCCGCAACAGCAGGGCCTGCGGCGCGTCACCGCCCGGCGCGCGGATGACGCAGGAGATCTCGGTGCCGCCCGAGGTGAGCTGCACCCACGACGTGTCCGCCCGCCGGGCCAGTGCCCCGGCCACCGTCAGCGCGGTGTCCGGCGTGCAGCGCAGCCGCAGGAACCACTCCACCTGACCGAGCCGCCGCGCATCGGTCATGCCGACCACCCGAAGCACCCCGTTCGACCGCAGCCTGCGGTACCGCCTGGCCACCGTCTGCTGGGAGGTGCCGAGCACCGCCGCGACCTGGTTGAACGGGGCGCGGCCATCAACGTGCAGGGCATGGATGAGGGCGCGGTCGAGGTCGTCGAGCGTCATATTCCCGATGCTAACCCGGCTCAAATGGAACTATCCGTCAGTTGAATGTCGATATGCGGTCATGTCAGTCGGCAGAACCTAGCTTCGCGTACATGACAAGTCAGCTCTACCGCTGGCGGTGGCAGGCGCTCGCCGCGCTCCTGCTCGCCGAGGCGATGAACCTGCTCGACAGCACCGTGATGCCGGTGGCAGGCCCCGCGATCCGCGCGGACCTCGCGGTGGACGACGCCACGCTCCAGTGGCTGACCGCCGGCTACACGCTCCCGTTCGCCCTGCTCCTCATCACCGGCGGCAGGCTCGGCGACATCCTCGGCCGCCGCCGCGTGTTCGTCGCCGGAGTGCTCACCTTCGTGGTGTGCTCCGCGGTGTGCGCGGGCGCGCCGACCGCGGCGGTGCTGCTCGCCGCCCGCGCCGTGCAGGGCGCGAGCGCCGCGTTGATCATTCCGCAGACGTTCGGCCTGATCCGCGCGATGTTCAGCGGCACCGAGGTGGCGAAGGCGCTGGGCACCATCGGCCCGGTCATGGCGCTGTCCTCGCTGTGCGGGCCGATCGCCGGCGGCGCGCTCACCGACGCGGACCTCTTCGGCCTCGGCTGGCGGCCGGTGTTCCTGGTCAACGTGCCGCTGGGACTGGCTGTGCTCGCCGTCGCGCCGTTGATCCGCGAAGACCGCTCTCCCACCAGGCCACGGCTGGACCTCACCGGGACGCTGCTGGCCTCGACCGGGCTCGGACTGGTGGTGTTTCCCTTGGTGGAAGGCGGAAACCCCGGTCTGCCCGGCTGGACGTGGCTGTGCCTGGCGCTCGGGGTCGCGACGCTGGTCGTGTTCGCCCTTCACCAGCGAGGCCGGACCGACCCGCTCGTCGAACCAGGTCTGTTCCGCGGCAGGGTTTTCCCCGCGTCGCTGGCCGGTTCGCTGTTGTTCTTCACGGTGATGAACGGCCTGCTGTTCGTGCTGGTGCTGTTCCTTCAGCTCTCCCAGGGCAAAACCCCGTCCGGTGCGGCGCTCGCTCTGCTGCCGTGGTCGGCCGGGCTCGCGATCGGTTCATGGGTCGCGGGCGCGGTTCTCGTGCCGCGGTTCGGGCCGAAGGTGATGCGGGCCGGCCTGGTCCTGGTGCTCCTGGGGCTGGCGGGGATCGCGGTGTCGCTCACGGTGGTACCGCTGCTCGTCACCGGGATCGGCCTCGGACTGTTCACCGTGCCGTTCTTCGGCAACGCGCTGGCGGGCGTGGCCCCGCACGAAACCGGCTCGGCGTCCGGACTGCTCAACGCCGTGCAGCAACTCGGCGCGACCATCGGCGTCGCCCTGCTGGGCACCGTGTTCTTCCGCTCCGGCACCCATCCGGCGGTGCTCGTCGCGATCGGGCTGAGCACCGCCGTCCTGGCCCTCACCCTCGCGATGATCCCGCGAGCGGCGCCTAACCGATCCGCTCGCCGATGAAGCGGAGGACGTCCGGCAGGACGCTCTTCCAGTACTTCTCGGTGTGCCCGCCCGGCGACAACCGCGAGACCGCCGGACGCGCCGCCTGGATGTACCGGCGGGCCGCCCCGGCGAACGGGTCCTGCGTGCCGCACCAGACGCCCACCGGCACCGGGGCCGTCTCGTCGGCGTGCAACAGGGGTTCGTGTGACTCCCACTGGGCGCGATCGCGGAACACCTTGCGGGACCGCGCGTCACCCCAGCCGACGAACAACGCCGGGCTCACCGCGGCGGCGGCTCGCAAGGCGCGGTGGTCGCGGGCGTAGCGCAACGCGCCGAACGCCCCCATCGAAATGCCCATCACCGCCGACGGCACCCCGCCGGTGCGCAGGCCGAGGCCGCGGCGGGTCAGCCATTCGGGCAGCTCGCCGTTCAGCATGCGCTGCGGATCGTCGGACTCGTCGACCGCGATCCAGTAGTTGGCCCCGTCGACCGCGGCCACGGTGAACGGCGGCATACCCGCCCGCACCGCTTCGGTCAGCTTCGACGGCAACCCGAGGTCCACGAAGGTCTTCGCGCTGGAACCGCGCCCGTGCAACGCCAGGCAGACCGGCAACTCCGCCGCGGGCACGCCCTCCGGCGTGATCAGCACCAGGTCCAGCTCGGCCCCGCGCGCCGCCGAGAACACGCGGTCCACGGTGACCGGACCGGCCGGGGTCGGCGGAGCCGGGACCACCGGCGGTGCCACCGAGGTGGCCGGCGGATCAGCCGGTTCGGACGGGGCGCAGGCGGCAGCCGCGAGGGCGCCGCCGCCCAGCAGCAGCGCCCGTCGCGAAATGCCCTTGCCGGACAAGGAGGATCAGCGCGAAAGCTCGTCGTCGTCCACCCGCGGCGGGCGGTACGGGTCGGCTTCCCCGGCAGGCTGCGCCCCGGTCGCCCGGCGGGCCACCTCGGCGTCGGCCTCCCTCGCCTTGGCCAGCAGATCCTCGATCCGCTGCGCCTCCTCGGGAATGTTGTCGGTGACGAAGGTCAGCGTCGGGGTGTACCGGACGCCGGTCCCCTGCCCCACCTTCGACCGCAGCGCCCCGCGGGCGGACTCGAGCGCGGCAGCCGCACCCGCCATGTCCGGCGCGGAGTCCAGCGTCTCGCCGAGCACCGTGTAGTACACCGTCGCGTCATGCAGGTCCGCGGTGATCTTGGTGTCCGTGATCGTCACGTTCGCCAGCCGCGGATCCTTGATGTCGTGCTCGATGGCGGAGGCCACGATCTGGGAAATCCGCTTGGCGAGCTTGCGCGCGCGTGCCGGATCGGCCACGACGCACACCCCTTTCTAGTCTTCGGGTCCGATCAGCCGTCGCCGCACCGAGAGCAGTTCCAGCTCCGGGCGACCGGCTATCAGGCGTTCACAGGCATCGAGAACGTCCCGCACATGCTCGCTGTCGGCGGCCACCAGCGCCACTCCGACCAGCGCACGGCGGTGCAGGTCGAGGTGACCGGCCTCGGCGACCGACACCTCGAACCGCTTGCGCACGTCCGCGATCAGCGGGCGCACCACCGAGCGCTTCTGCTTGAGCGAGTGCACGTCCCCGAGCAACAGGTCGAACTCGAGCGCACCTACGTACATCTGCCCCTACCTGGTAGTGGGTCCCACGCGTGAACCGGCCGGGGACCGCCTTGCCCGTCCCCGGCCGGTGCCACACCTCAGGCGCGAGGCTTCTCGCGCTGCTCGTAGGTCTCGATGACGTCCTCGACCTTGATGTCGCTGTACGAGCCCAGGGTCAGACCACATTCGTAGCCGTCCCTGACCTCGACCACGTCGTCCTTGAACCGCCGCAGCGAGCTGACCGGCAGGTTCTCGGCGACCACGACGTTGTCGCGGATGAGGCGCGCCCTGGCGTTGCGGCGGATCTCGCCCGAGGTGACCAGGCAACCGGCGATGGTGCCGATCTTCGAGGACTTGAAGACCTCGCGGACCTCCGCCTTGCCCAGCTCGACCTCTTCGTACTCCGGCTTGAGCATGCCCTTGAGCGCCTGCTCGATCTCGTCGATCGCCTGGTAGATCACCGTGTAGTAGCGGACGTCCACGCCTTCACGCGTGGCCCGCTCGGTGGCCTTGCCCTGCGCCCGGACGTTGAAGCCCAGCACGATGGCGTCCGAAGCGGTCGCCAGGTCGATGTCGCTCTCGGTGACGCCACCGACGCCGCGGTGCACCACGTTGAGGTCGACGTCCTCACCCACGTCCAGCTGCAGCAAGGATGCTTCGAGCGCCTCGACGGTACCCGAGTTGTCACCCTTGATGATCAGGTTGAGGGTGTTGGTCTCCTTCAGCGCGGAGTCCAGGTCCTCCAGGCTGACGCGCTTCCGCTTCGCCGCGTTCTGGGCGTTGCGGATGCGGGCCTGGCGCCGCTCGGCGATCTGCCGCGCGACCCGGTCCTCGTCCACCACCAGGAAGGTGTCACCGGCACCGGGCACCGAGGTGAACCCGATGACCTGCACCGGACGCGAGGGCAGTGCCTCGGTGACGTCCACGTTGTGCTCGTCAACCATGCGGCGGACGCGGCCGTAGGCGTCGCCCGCCACCACCGAGTCGCCGACCCGCAGCGTTCCGCGCTGCACCAGCACCGTGGCCACCGGACCGCGACCGCGGTCCAGGTGCGCCTCGATCGCGACGCCCTGTGCCTCCATGTCCGGGTTGGCCCGGAGGTCCAGTGCGGCGTCCGCGGTGAGCAGGATCGCCTCGAGCAGGCCGTCGATGTTGATGTTCTGCCGCGCGGAGATCTCGACGAACATGGTGTCGCCGCCGTACTCCTCGGCCACCAGGTTGTACTCGGTGAGCTGCTGCCGGATCTTGTCCGGGTTCGCACCCTCCTTGTCGATCTTGTTGATCGCGACCACGATCGGCGCCTTGGCGGCCTGCGCGTGGTTGATCGCCTCGACCGTCTGCGGCATCACGCCGTCATCGGCGGCGACCACGATCACCGCGATGTCGGTGGAGTTCGCGCCACGGGCACGCATGGCGGTGAACGCCTCGTGACCCGGGGTGTCGATGAAGGTGATCAGCCGCGGCGTGCCCTCCAGCTCGGTCTCGATCTGGTAGGCGCCGATGTGCTGGGTGATGCCACCGGCTTCACTCTCGCGCACCTTCGTCTTCCGGATCGTGTCCAGCAGGCGGGTCTTACCGTGGTCGACGTGACCCATGATGGTCACCACCGGCGGCCTGACCTGCAGGTCCTCCTCGTCACCGGCGTCGTCGCCGTAGGTGATGTCGAAGGTCTCCAGCAGCTCGCGGTCCTCCTCCTCGGGGCTGACCACCTGGACGACGTAGTTCATCTCGGAGCCGAGCAGCTCGAGCACGTCCTCCGACACCGACTGCGTGGCGGTGACCATCTCACCGAGGTGGAACAGCACCTGCACCAGCGAAGCCGGGTTCGCGTCGATCTTGTCCGCGAAGTCGGTCAGCGAGGCACCGCGGGGCAGCCGGATGGTCTCACCGGAGCCCTTGGGCAGACGGACACCACCGACGCTGGGCGCCTGCATGTTGTCCATGTACTCCTGGCGCTTCTGCCGCTTCGACTTGCGGCCCTTGCGCGAGGGACCACCGGGACGGCCGAAGGCACCGGCCGTGCCGCCGCGGCCACCGGGGCCGCCACGGCCACCGCCGCCACCGCGGAAACCGCCACCACCGGCCGGGGCACCGCCGCCGGGGCGGAAGCCACCGCCGCCGCCACCGGGACCGCCGCCACCGGGACGGAAGCCACCGCCACCGCCACCGGGACCGCCGCGACCGCCACCGGGGCCGCCACGAGCGCCGCCACCGGGGCCGCCACGAGCGCCACCGCCGGGGCCACCGCGGCCGCCACCCGGCGCGGGGCGCTGGGTGCGGCCCGGCATCATGCCGGGGTTCGGACGCGGGGGCATGTTGCCCGGGTTCGGGCGGTTGCCCGCGGGACGGTCACCGGCGGGACGGTCCCCACCGGGACGCGGCGCGCGGTCGCCACCCGGACGCGGGGGACGGTCGCCACCGGACTGCCCGCCACCGGGACGCGGCCCGGACGGGCGCGGCGCGGGAGCGCCGGAGCCGACACCGAACGGGTTGTTGCCGACCCGCGGGGGACGCGGACCGGGCTTCGGGCCACCGGGCTTGGGGCCCTGCGGCTTCGGCGGGACCACCCCGGGAGAAGCCGCGGCGGGCGTCTCCGGCTTCGGGGCGGGCGGCGCCTGCTCGGCCGGAGCCGCCTTG
The genomic region above belongs to Amycolatopsis sp. YIM 10 and contains:
- a CDS encoding bifunctional oligoribonuclease/PAP phosphatase NrnA — translated: MTTSQLDVDRAAALLRGSADVLILSHVRPDADTLGSALALGRVLRRRGATVRVSYSGGSALPDSLRSLDPGGLFVPEDQLPAETAQLVTVDVASAARLGALADRVESTRAAGGEVLVIDHHASNPGFGTLNLIDTDAEATVVLVLKVLDALGEELDAVTAGCLYAGLVTDTAMFRLAKPGTHRMAVRLLEAGVDPAALTREVVDERPFAALAMLGSVLAAARFEPDAAQGHGLVHTAVTADLAATVRYEEVEGVIDVVRTVGEAGVAIVLKEVAGPSPEWTVSLRSAGRLDVSAVAVSLGGGGHKLAAGCTLTGTADEAMEQLRAALEKAPLL
- a CDS encoding Lrp/AsnC family transcriptional regulator; this encodes MTLDDLDRALIHALHVDGRAPFNQVAAVLGTSQQTVARRYRRLRSNGVLRVVGMTDARRLGQVEWFLRLRCTPDTALTVAGALARRADTSWVQLTSGGTEISCVIRAPGGDAPQALLLRQLPKTPRVVSVSAHCLLRSFVGGPVGWHGRARVLTDDQIARLTPDFGPSPSEVDIDGDEQLLTALQQDGRTTFAGLAAATGRSEPTVRRRVGQLRAGGILYLDIDLDATVLGFHAQAILWLSVRPAHLVTAARALARQPEVALAAITTGPANLLAKIVCRDVDALYTCLTERIATIEAIDHLETAPVIRTLKRAATTSG
- a CDS encoding alpha/beta hydrolase family protein; the protein is MSGKGISRRALLLGGGALAAAACAPSEPADPPATSVAPPVVPAPPTPAGPVTVDRVFSAARGAELDLVLITPEGVPAAELPVCLALHGRGSSAKTFVDLGLPSKLTEAVRAGMPPFTVAAVDGANYWIAVDESDDPQRMLNGELPEWLTRRGLGLRTGGVPSAVMGISMGAFGALRYARDHRALRAAAAVSPALFVGWGDARSRKVFRDRAQWESHEPLLHADETAPVPVGVWCGTQDPFAGAARRYIQAARPAVSRLSPGGHTEKYWKSVLPDVLRFIGERIG
- a CDS encoding MFS transporter, producing the protein MTSQLYRWRWQALAALLLAEAMNLLDSTVMPVAGPAIRADLAVDDATLQWLTAGYTLPFALLLITGGRLGDILGRRRVFVAGVLTFVVCSAVCAGAPTAAVLLAARAVQGASAALIIPQTFGLIRAMFSGTEVAKALGTIGPVMALSSLCGPIAGGALTDADLFGLGWRPVFLVNVPLGLAVLAVAPLIREDRSPTRPRLDLTGTLLASTGLGLVVFPLVEGGNPGLPGWTWLCLALGVATLVVFALHQRGRTDPLVEPGLFRGRVFPASLAGSLLFFTVMNGLLFVLVLFLQLSQGKTPSGAALALLPWSAGLAIGSWVAGAVLVPRFGPKVMRAGLVLVLLGLAGIAVSLTVVPLLVTGIGLGLFTVPFFGNALAGVAPHETGSASGLLNAVQQLGATIGVALLGTVFFRSGTHPAVLVAIGLSTAVLALTLAMIPRAAPNRSARR
- a CDS encoding DUF503 domain-containing protein, with the translated sequence MYVGALEFDLLLGDVHSLKQKRSVVRPLIADVRKRFEVSVAEAGHLDLHRRALVGVALVAADSEHVRDVLDACERLIAGRPELELLSVRRRLIGPED
- a CDS encoding TRM11 family methyltransferase — translated: MSQYAILVYPSANRVYTDSSPKLLRAELAVFGAAGIAEISEISETRIGGVGYLTFTTAEPLTEADVARLSNLSALYALFEVTGELLRPLVVHRADRLDSDLLTIQKYPGKTNELFTKLLLNVTLLTAGRDFTEPLDLLDPLCGRGTTLNQAMMYGFHGTGFDVDGKDFDAYEMFIKTWLRNKRIKHTAETGALRRNKVRLGRRLEIEYGLTNEQYKAGDTRRLAVYNCDTLTTDELLRANSVDLIVTDAPYGVQHGSHRETTLSRSPSDLLAAAVPVWSRVLRQGGALGISWNTYVTKREELAAILTRAGLEVREGGPFEEFEHRVDQSIVRDLLVARKP
- the rbfA gene encoding 30S ribosome-binding factor RbfA, with the translated sequence MADPARARKLAKRISQIVASAIEHDIKDPRLANVTITDTKITADLHDATVYYTVLGETLDSAPDMAGAAAALESARGALRSKVGQGTGVRYTPTLTFVTDNIPEEAQRIEDLLAKAREADAEVARRATGAQPAGEADPYRPPRVDDDELSR
- the infB gene encoding translation initiation factor IF-2, yielding MPGKARVHELAKELGVTSKEVLAKLKEQGEFVKSASSTVEAPVARRVRDAYAKKDGAKGGKKPLPGPANGAKPGPSPAKMAPKPAAPAPQAPAQERPAAPQQQRPAAASGSRPGPGPRPGPRPAPAAPAAPASPQPPEPKPEQEAPAAKAAPAEQAPPAPKPETPAAASPGVVPPKPQGPKPGGPKPGPRPPRVGNNPFGVGSGAPAPRPSGPRPGGGQSGGDRPPRPGGDRAPRPGGDRPAGDRPAGNRPNPGNMPPRPNPGMMPGRTQRPAPGGGRGGPGGGARGGPGGGARGGPGGGRGGPGGGGGGFRPGGGGPGGGGGGFRPGGGAPAGGGGFRGGGGGRGGPGGRGGTAGAFGRPGGPSRKGRKSKRQKRQEYMDNMQAPSVGGVRLPKGSGETIRLPRGASLTDFADKIDANPASLVQVLFHLGEMVTATQSVSEDVLELLGSEMNYVVQVVSPEEEDRELLETFDITYGDDAGDEEDLQVRPPVVTIMGHVDHGKTRLLDTIRKTKVRESEAGGITQHIGAYQIETELEGTPRLITFIDTPGHEAFTAMRARGANSTDIAVIVVAADDGVMPQTVEAINHAQAAKAPIVVAINKIDKEGANPDKIRQQLTEYNLVAEEYGGDTMFVEISARQNINIDGLLEAILLTADAALDLRANPDMEAQGVAIEAHLDRGRGPVATVLVQRGTLRVGDSVVAGDAYGRVRRMVDEHNVDVTEALPSRPVQVIGFTSVPGAGDTFLVVDEDRVARQIAERRQARIRNAQNAAKRKRVSLEDLDSALKETNTLNLIIKGDNSGTVEALEASLLQLDVGEDVDLNVVHRGVGGVTESDIDLATASDAIVLGFNVRAQGKATERATREGVDVRYYTVIYQAIDEIEQALKGMLKPEYEEVELGKAEVREVFKSSKIGTIAGCLVTSGEIRRNARARLIRDNVVVAENLPVSSLRRFKDDVVEVRDGYECGLTLGSYSDIKVEDVIETYEQREKPRA